ATTATTGATAGGAACATATTTAATATCTTAGAAAAATCTTTTTTAAGAGAGGTGAAATAAAACAAAGTCTTTTCTTCAAGGGTCATTCCTTCTAATTCTACACCGTATCTTGCTGCTTCTTCATCGGGATTAGGATAAGATTTATTGCCAAAAAATATTACGTGTTCTAATAGATGGGTAATTCCTCTTTTACCAGGTTTTTCATGTCGCCAGCCCTGATTGATGCCAATAATGCAATGAATTAATTCTTTAGAAGGTTCTCTAATAACTAAGCATTTCATATGCTTATAATAAATTTAAAAAATAAAAAATCAATAATAAAATTTCTGGTAACCTTTTGGGGTTCTTTTTCGTTATATATATAGAGGAGAAAGATAAATAAAAAGGAGGAGAGTATGAGAAACTATGAAGAAAGGATTAAAAGGTATAAAAAGAAACTGGATATTTATTTTCCTAACTCTCTAATAGAAAAGATGGCAGAGAATTATAAAAGAGAGGCAAAAATATTGGCTGAGATTGATGGTCTCGTTAGTAAGATCCTTAATGATTACCAAATTCCTACCGAATATATCTCTTACTATTCTTTTGCCCGGGAATTATATGGGTTAAAAAGGAGATACATAAGTAAGCGGTTAGAAAAAGAAACGGGGGTATGTTTTCATAAGTGGTTAATGCGCGGATTAGAGAAGAAGATAATGTTAAAGATAAAGAAAGAGATGGACAGGTTGCCGTTGGGGGAATAGTATAGGAGATAGTACAAGGTTAGGATTTAGATAAATAATCTTTAATTTCCTTAACTTTTGATTATTTCTATTAAAAGCCCTTTTAAATACCTTAATTCTTTATTTTTCTTATTCAGTAAATTATGGATTAATTGTTGAAATTTAGAAGGAGATACTTTTGCTTCATCTGGAAAACTTTCCGGATTATCTGAAAAGCCAAAATCTGATAGTTTAATCCCTTCTTTCTTTGCTACATTATATATCCATTCTTCTAAATCTGGCGAGAGGGTAATAACTAAATTCTTATCTTTATCTTTGAACAATTTAATTCCTTCCTTTTCTTCAACCAATTCAAAACCTACTTTTAATAGCAATTTTTGTGTAGGTGAATCGGTTTGAGGGTCTTCATCTAATAATGCTAAATATTTCTTCTTTTCTTTTCCTTCTTTTATTTGGGAAAAGAATTTACCCCTTCCTGATAAGTGTCTTATATTAATTTTTCCCCATAAAATATTAATAACCCTTCTTTGGTTATAACATTCAGCATAAAAAATCATTAATCTTCGCTAAATTGGAAAAATGGGTCTATTTTACCTGTCGAAATATCTTCTTTTTCTTTATCACTTAATTCCTTTAACATCGTTTGGTGTTCTTTTATATACACATAAAAGATTGTCAATTCTTCCTTAGGAGTTTTTTCTATAAGGGAAGATAAGAAATAGGGGTTATGTGTTGAGATGAAATACTGATTATTTTTTTTATCAAAGGCGATTGTTTCTGCCAGGATTTTTGTATAGTAAGGAAAGGAATGGGCTTCAGGTTCTTCAAATAGGATAATTGAATCCCTATTACTTTTTATCGCCACAAAATGAAAGATTATCCGTTGAAGGGTATCGGAAAGTAATAAATAAGGAAAAAGAATTGTTTTTGGCTCCAATTTCAAAATTTTAATTTTTGCCTCTCCCTCTTCTAATACTAATTGTAATTTAAATTCATCCAAAATTAATTTTACAAAATTATAAATTTCTTGGTTAGTATTTAGTATGGCTAATAAATTTTCACCGTTTGGTGGCAAAAGAAAAGAATGCTCTTGATAGGGAAAATAAGGCAGAGTTTTAAAGCGATAAAATTTAAAAGGATTGTCTTTTGTAAAAAAAATGTGTGACACAGAACCCGCAAAATTCGCATTATTATCAAATCTATAATCAAAAAGATTAGCACTTCCTTTTTCTATGAAATCAGCTTTAATATATATATCCCCACCTTGTTGATAAGTTTCCCATTTAAAATTACTAGCATAAACTTCAATTTTTAAAGAGGTCTCTTTATTCCAAAATAAATCAGCAATTTTTTCTAATCTTATTAACTCCTTAATATTGGCTCTATAAGAAAGCGAAAAAACTCCTAAGGCTTCTAAAATATTTGACTTTCCCGTATTTGGCTTTCCAATAAATAAATTTATTCTTTTAGCATTAAAAGATAATTCTTTAATTGATTTGAAATTCTTAATAGTAATCTTAGAAACCATTTTTAAATTATATTAATTCAAAAAAATAAAGTCAATATTTAACGGTTTAAATTGTTTTTATAAATCTCTTTCCTGGCAGTTCTTTAACAACCCCCTTCATTTCTAACATTAATAAGATTTCTGATATCTCGTTAATTGGTCTATTCAGCCTTTCAGCAATTTCATCAATATGTATTGGATTTTCATTTAAGATTGCTGTTATCTCTTTTTCTTTTTCATTTAATTCTATATCAATTCCCATCTTTTTTAGTTCTTTTTTTAAGGGCAAAGAAAGTTCTTCTAAGATATCTTCTGTTTTTGTTACTATTTTTGCTCCATCTTTTATTAATTTATTTGTTCCTTCATATTCTTTTTTAAATAATGGACCAGGACAGGCAAAGACTTCTATTCCATAATTGATTGCCCATTCACAGGTATTTAAAACTCCAGAGGCAATTGGACAAGCAACCGCAATAACTCCCAAAGAAAGACCAGCAATTATTCTATTCCTTTGGGGAAAATTATAACTTTCCGGTGGAGTTGAGATGTTAAATTCGGAAATTACTGCTCCCTTTGTAGCAATCTCTTCCATTAATCTTTTATTTTCTGGTGGATAACAGATATCAATACCGCAGCCCAAAACAGCAATTGTTCTGCCATCATTTTCAATCGCTCCTTTGTGGGCAGAAGAATCTATCCCTCTTGCTAAACCGCTAATAATTGTTATTCCGTAACTACTTAACTCCTTTGCTAACCGATAGGCAACCATTTGGGAGTATTCGCTTGCTTTTCTTGTGCCAATTATTGCTAAGGCTAAATTGTCTTCTTCTTTTATTTCACCACGAATAAATAAGAGCGGCGGAAAATCAGAAAATCTTAAAAGATTTTTTGGATACTCTTTATCTAAAAAAGAAACTATCTTAACCTTTAACTTTTCAGCAATTTTAATCTTTTCTTCTATCTTTTTATCAATTCCTTCTTTTAAAAAGTCATATATCTCTTCATCAATCCCATTAACCTTTAATATCTCTTCTTTATCAGCCTGAAAGATTTTATCAATATCTTTAAAATAGTTTAGAAGATTTCTTATTTTTCTTTCGGTCATCTTCGGAAGGGAATAGAGCAAAAGATATTTTATTTCTTTTTCTTCCATTTATTTCAGATTTTCCTTGATGAATTCTATTAGTTTATCAATATTAATCCCCTTTAATGCGGAAATATAGATAGTAGGTAGAGAAAAAGAGAAATTGGGAATTTCAGAGACCAAATCAATTTTATTAATTATAATTCCTAAACTTTTTTCTAAAATCTCTTTATTATATTTTTCAATTTCGGAGTAAAGGGTTTGAAAATCTTCTATCGGATTACTGGTAATATCTAAGATAAAGAGAATCATTTTACATCTTTCAATATGTCTTAAAAATCTTAGCCCTAACCCTTTTCCTTCACTGGCGCCTTTAATTATTCCGGGCATATCACAGGCAGTTATTTTTAGATGGTCAATTTCTAAAACTCCTAAATTTGGTGTGAGAGTGGTAAAAGGATAGGGAGCAATCTTTGGTCGGGCATTAGAAATTGCCCTTAACAATGTTGATTTGCCAGCATTAGGCAAACCGACAAAGCCAATATCAGCAAGAAGCCTTAATACCAATTTTAATTTTACCTTTTCGCCCAATTCTCCTTTCTCAGCATATCTTGGTCTTTGATTAGTAGGTGATTTGAAATGGGTATTTCCTCTACCACCTTTGCCACCTTTAGCAACCAAAAGAACTTCTTTATTTTTCAAGATTGAGCCCAAATAGATATATTCCTTTTTTTCTTCATCAAATTTATAAATATCGGTTCCCAAAGGAACTTCTAAAAAAATATCTTTTCCCTTTTTCCCGTGTTGATTTTTCCCTTTGCCATTTTCACCATTCTTTGCTTTGTAATGGTATTGATATTGAAAATCTGCTAAAGTGATTAATCTTTCATTGCCGATAAGATAAACCGAACCGCCATCGCCACCATCACCACCAGCTGGTCCACCTTTGGGTAAAAACTTCTCCCTTAAAAAAGCCACACAGCCATCGCCACCTTTACCACCTTCACACAAGATTTCAACTTCGTCAACAAATTTTACCCTTTTCATTTAGCAAATTTCTCTCTTAACGCTTTTTCCACACAATTAGGGACAAACTTTTTAAGGCAACCACCATATTTAGCAATCTCTTTTACCAAAGAAGCCGAAAGAAAGATATACTCCGGTGAAGGGACAAAAAAGATGGTTTCAATCTCTGGTGATAATTTTCTATTGGTTAAAGCCATTTGGAATTCATAATCAAAATCCGCTACCGCCCTTAATCCCCGCAAAATGGCAAAAATATTTTTCTTTTTACAGAAATCAATTAATAAGGAATCATATCCTTCAATAATAACATTCTTTAACTCCAATTCTTTAATCGCCTTTTTTGCCAAATCAATTCTTTCTTCCCAAGAAAAAAGTGGTTTTTTCTCTTCTCTTTTGGCAACCGCCACAATTACTTCATCAAAGATGGCTAATGCCCTTTTTATTAAATCCAAATGACCATTAGTAATTGGATCAAAACTTCCCGGATAGATTATTTTTCTTATCTCTTTCATTTTCACCTCCTAAAATAGTAATTTTGGTGTCTCCATAAATTTTCTCTTTCAAAACATTAAACTCCAAATTTGAAAAACTAAAATTTTTATGGCTTTCCACAATGATTATTCCATTCTTTGCAAGTAAATTATTTTCCTTTATCAATTGCAAAGTTCTTTCATAATAATTTTTAAAATAGGGAGGATCAAGAAAGATGATATCAAATTTTTTCTTTATTTTCTTTAAGAAAATAAAAACATCCATTAAATAGGAATAACAATTTTCTAATTGATTAATGTTTCTCTTTAAATATTTAAAAACTACTTTATTCTTCTCCACAAAATGGACTTCTTTCGCACCAAGAGAAAGGGCAGTGATACCGAAACTGCCGCTACCGGCAAACAGATCTAAAACAGTTTTATCCTTTATCTCTTCGCCGACCATATCAAAAACTGCCTTTCTCACCTTATCTTGACTAACCCTTAATTTTCCTTTGGGGAAAAATATCTTTTTGCCTTTTAATATTCCTGCGTGAATTTTTACCATTTTAAAAATTATAAAAAACAATAAAGTAATTGCAATTAATTATTGAATTTGACTTTTAAATCCTTTTTCATTATTCTATCTAAAAGATGGCAAAGTATGTGGTGATTACTGGTGGTGTAGTCAGTTCTCTTGGAAAAGGGATTGCCACCGCTTCCATTGGACTTTTGTTAAAAATCCAAGGACTTTCGGTAAATCCCTTAAAATTTGACCCTTATATTAATGTTGATCCAGGAACAATGAACCCTTATCAACACGGTGAAGTTTTTGTCACCGAAGATGGTGCCGAAACCGATTTAGATTTAGGACATTACGAAAGATTTTTAGATGTAAATCTTTCCAAAGAAAATAATGTAACGGCTGGTCAGGTGTATCTTTCAGTAATTGAAAAAGAAAGGGAAGGGATTTTTCTTGGTGGAACTATTCAGGTAGTCCCTCATATAACTAATGAAATTAAAGAAAGGGTTAGAAAAATAGCCAATGAACATGATGTGGTATTAGTGGAGATTGGTGGTACTGTTGGCGATATTGAGAGTTTGCCCTTTTTAGAAGCGATGAGACAATTAAGATTAGAAGAGGGAAAAGATAATGTTTTATACATTCATTTAACTTTAGTTCCTTTTATCAAAAGTGCTAATGAGTTTAAAACTAAACCAACCCAACATTCAGTAAATGAACTAAGAAGGATTGGTATTCAACCGGATATAATTTTGTGTCGTACCGAAAGACCGCTACCAAAAGAAGCCAAAGATAAGATTGCCCTTTTCTGTAATGTTTCTAAGGAAGCGGTAATTGAAGGGATTGATACCGATAATATCTATAAAATTCCCCTTATTTTTAAGGAACAGAAACTGGATTGGCTTATCTGTCAATTTCTTTCTTTGAAAACAAAAGAAACAGGTTTAAAAACCTGGCAAGATTGGTTAGATTTTATAAATAAAATAGAAAATCCTAAAAAAGAAATAAAGATTGCCATTGTTGGAAAATATACCTCTTTAAGAGATGCTTACAAAAGTGTAATTGAGGCGGTTAATCATGCTTGTGGCCATTTATCTTTAAAACCAAATATTAAATGGATTGAAGCCACCGATTTAGAAGAAGAAGTAAAAAGAAAAGGGAAAGATATTTTAAAAGATTATTTTGCTGATGTTTGTGGAATAATTGTACCCGGTGGTTTTGGTGCGAGAGGAATTGAGGGTAAGATTTTGGCAATTGAGTATGCGCGAGAAAATAATCTGCCTTTTTTAGGACTCTGTGTGGGTTTACAATGTGCGGTAATTGAATTTAGCCGTAATGTAGTTGGATTGAAAGAAGCCCATTCTCAGGAATTTGTTCCTAATACTAAATATCCGGTTATTCATCTTTTAGAAAGCCAAAAGGGAATAAAGAAAAAAGGCGGAACAATGCGGTTGGGTGCCTATCCCTGCCTTTTGAAAGAAAACACCATTGCCTTTAATGCTTACCAAGTTCGAAAAATCTATGAACGCCATCGTCACCGTTACGAAGTAAACAATCAATATTTAGAAATCTTGGAAAAAAATGGTTTGGTTGTTAGTGGTTTTTATGAGAAAGAAGATTTGGTAGAGATTATTGAATTAAAGAATCATCCTTTCTTTGTGGCTACCCAATTCCATCCCGAATTCAAATCCCGACCGTTAAGACCCCATCCTTTATTTTTTGCCTTTGTCAAAGCGTGTCTTGCCCAATCTGGCAACTAAGATTTTTTTTCTGGAGATTATTCTTTTTCCTTTTACTCTTTTTTTATTTTTCTTTCAAAAAGAAATACCGTCGAGAGATTATTGATAATTATCTTTACTTGACCAAAAAGAAAAATTTCCCCTTTTCTTTTTATCTTTTAAAGATTTCTGAGAATTTATCAACAATGATTTTGATTAATAAGCAAACTATCTCTTTAATTTTTGACAAAATTAAATTTTTAGGTGATAATATTATAAAGGAAAGGGGAGGAGTGGTGGTTACCTTTCATTATGGTTTATACGAAATTTTGCCCTTAGTTTTTATGAAAAAAGGCTATAAAACAGCGATTGTTTATTCTCCTCAAAAGAATAAAATTTTAAATAATCTTCTTTTGAAAATAAGAAAAGGAAAAACTTTAAAAATTTGTAAAACCTTACAAGAGATAAAGGAAGCGCTTGCTAACAATTATTTGGTTGGCTTCGCTATCGATAATATTCATAAAGGAAGATTAATTTTTTTTAAAGGATTATTACCAAATTTGAAAATACTAATTACTCCTTTTATTATTTCTCGTATTTTTTCTTGTCCGCTATATTTTATGCTGATGAGAAAAAAAGGCGAAACTTATGAGGTGGTTATAAAAAAAGGTTTCCCTTTTTCTTTTGTAAAAGAAGAGATTAAAAAGAATATTTTTGATTGGGCCTTATGGGGAAAATAAAGATAATATTTCTTTGG
This genomic window from candidate division WOR-3 bacterium contains:
- a CDS encoding AAA family ATPase produces the protein MVSKITIKNFKSIKELSFNAKRINLFIGKPNTGKSNILEALGVFSLSYRANIKELIRLEKIADLFWNKETSLKIEVYASNFKWETYQQGGDIYIKADFIEKGSANLFDYRFDNNANFAGSVSHIFFTKDNPFKFYRFKTLPYFPYQEHSFLLPPNGENLLAILNTNQEIYNFVKLILDEFKLQLVLEEGEAKIKILKLEPKTILFPYLLLSDTLQRIIFHFVAIKSNRDSIILFEEPEAHSFPYYTKILAETIAFDKKNNQYFISTHNPYFLSSLIEKTPKEELTIFYVYIKEHQTMLKELSDKEKEDISTGKIDPFFQFSED
- the dprA gene encoding DNA-processing protein DprA, whose protein sequence is MEEKEIKYLLLYSLPKMTERKIRNLLNYFKDIDKIFQADKEEILKVNGIDEEIYDFLKEGIDKKIEEKIKIAEKLKVKIVSFLDKEYPKNLLRFSDFPPLLFIRGEIKEEDNLALAIIGTRKASEYSQMVAYRLAKELSSYGITIISGLARGIDSSAHKGAIENDGRTIAVLGCGIDICYPPENKRLMEEIATKGAVISEFNISTPPESYNFPQRNRIIAGLSLGVIAVACPIASGVLNTCEWAINYGIEVFACPGPLFKKEYEGTNKLIKDGAKIVTKTEDILEELSLPLKKELKKMGIDIELNEKEKEITAILNENPIHIDEIAERLNRPINEISEILLMLEMKGVVKELPGKRFIKTI
- the obgE gene encoding GTPase ObgE gives rise to the protein MKRVKFVDEVEILCEGGKGGDGCVAFLREKFLPKGGPAGGDGGDGGSVYLIGNERLITLADFQYQYHYKAKNGENGKGKNQHGKKGKDIFLEVPLGTDIYKFDEEKKEYIYLGSILKNKEVLLVAKGGKGGRGNTHFKSPTNQRPRYAEKGELGEKVKLKLVLRLLADIGFVGLPNAGKSTLLRAISNARPKIAPYPFTTLTPNLGVLEIDHLKITACDMPGIIKGASEGKGLGLRFLRHIERCKMILFILDITSNPIEDFQTLYSEIEKYNKEILEKSLGIIINKIDLVSEIPNFSFSLPTIYISALKGINIDKLIEFIKENLK
- the coaD gene encoding pantetheine-phosphate adenylyltransferase, which codes for MRKIIYPGSFDPITNGHLDLIKRALAIFDEVIVAVAKREEKKPLFSWEERIDLAKKAIKELELKNVIIEGYDSLLIDFCKKKNIFAILRGLRAVADFDYEFQMALTNRKLSPEIETIFFVPSPEYIFLSASLVKEIAKYGGCLKKFVPNCVEKALREKFAK
- the rsmD gene encoding 16S rRNA (guanine(966)-N(2))-methyltransferase RsmD; the encoded protein is MVKIHAGILKGKKIFFPKGKLRVSQDKVRKAVFDMVGEEIKDKTVLDLFAGSGSFGITALSLGAKEVHFVEKNKVVFKYLKRNINQLENCYSYLMDVFIFLKKIKKKFDIIFLDPPYFKNYYERTLQLIKENNLLAKNGIIIVESHKNFSFSNLEFNVLKEKIYGDTKITILGGENERDKKNNLSGKF
- a CDS encoding CTP synthase, with translation MAKYVVITGGVVSSLGKGIATASIGLLLKIQGLSVNPLKFDPYINVDPGTMNPYQHGEVFVTEDGAETDLDLGHYERFLDVNLSKENNVTAGQVYLSVIEKEREGIFLGGTIQVVPHITNEIKERVRKIANEHDVVLVEIGGTVGDIESLPFLEAMRQLRLEEGKDNVLYIHLTLVPFIKSANEFKTKPTQHSVNELRRIGIQPDIILCRTERPLPKEAKDKIALFCNVSKEAVIEGIDTDNIYKIPLIFKEQKLDWLICQFLSLKTKETGLKTWQDWLDFINKIENPKKEIKIAIVGKYTSLRDAYKSVIEAVNHACGHLSLKPNIKWIEATDLEEEVKRKGKDILKDYFADVCGIIVPGGFGARGIEGKILAIEYARENNLPFLGLCVGLQCAVIEFSRNVVGLKEAHSQEFVPNTKYPVIHLLESQKGIKKKGGTMRLGAYPCLLKENTIAFNAYQVRKIYERHRHRYEVNNQYLEILEKNGLVVSGFYEKEDLVEIIELKNHPFFVATQFHPEFKSRPLRPHPLFFAFVKACLAQSGN